In one Pseudarthrobacter sp. NBSH8 genomic region, the following are encoded:
- the fliG gene encoding flagellar motor switch protein FliG, with product MTVEQLESEAPALTGAQKVAVVLMQMSPTNAAAVMAQFSETEAEDIAAEIVRLRRVSSVVADKVISEFHEFALSGRRSARGGRELAVGLLEASFGADKAASFMDRLASTMAGKSFEFLEMMLPSQLLELIDGELPQTIALLLAHLRPSKASALMAALGDAQRTEVARCIATMGSVAPETVSIVAETLKQRAGAVATQAKSTEVVGGIQPLVDIINRADVTTERSVLEGLEALYPELAADVRARMLTFGDIVKLERRDIQQILRGVAPEVLAIAMKGAPAVVLDAVRSNVSGRNQEILEAEMASSGPVRASQIEEARADIVRSIRELEANGAIVVRRGEEDTLVY from the coding sequence ATGACCGTCGAACAGCTTGAATCCGAGGCTCCCGCCCTGACCGGGGCGCAGAAAGTTGCCGTGGTGCTCATGCAGATGAGCCCGACCAACGCCGCCGCCGTCATGGCGCAATTTTCCGAGACCGAAGCCGAGGACATCGCGGCGGAAATTGTACGCCTGCGTCGGGTCTCCTCAGTTGTCGCGGACAAAGTGATCAGCGAATTCCACGAATTCGCCTTGAGCGGACGCCGCTCGGCCCGCGGCGGCCGGGAACTCGCCGTCGGACTTCTCGAAGCGTCCTTTGGCGCGGACAAGGCCGCCAGCTTCATGGACCGGCTCGCATCCACCATGGCCGGCAAGTCCTTCGAGTTCCTGGAGATGATGCTCCCCTCGCAGCTGCTTGAGCTGATCGACGGTGAATTGCCGCAGACCATCGCCCTGCTCCTTGCCCACCTGCGCCCCAGCAAGGCGTCCGCGCTCATGGCCGCCCTCGGTGACGCGCAGCGAACCGAAGTGGCGCGCTGCATTGCCACGATGGGTTCGGTGGCACCGGAGACCGTGAGCATAGTGGCCGAGACGCTCAAGCAGCGGGCCGGCGCGGTGGCCACGCAAGCGAAATCTACGGAGGTGGTGGGCGGCATCCAGCCGCTCGTAGACATCATCAACCGTGCTGACGTCACCACCGAACGCTCCGTGCTGGAGGGTCTGGAGGCCCTCTACCCCGAGTTGGCCGCGGATGTCCGCGCACGGATGCTGACGTTCGGCGACATCGTGAAGCTGGAACGGCGCGACATCCAGCAGATCCTGCGCGGTGTTGCCCCGGAAGTATTGGCTATCGCCATGAAGGGCGCCCCGGCCGTCGTCCTGGACGCTGTCCGCAGCAACGTCTCGGGCCGCAACCAGGAGATTCTCGAAGCCGAGATGGCCAGCTCCGGCCCTGTCCGGGCCTCCCAGATCGAAGAGGCCCGGGCAGATATCGTCCGGTCTATCCGGGAACTGGAAGCCAACGGTGCCATCGTGGTCCGGCGCGGGGAAGAAGACACTCTTGTCTACTGA
- a CDS encoding C40 family peptidase: MSMNEIIGRIGTIQSMIEQLSRPIQTTTTSATAANAGAAGAAAFDAALTAAGTTATSGVSSLLGTSASAVAVAPGTATGNDVVAAAKKYIGVPYVWGGTNPATGMDCSGFVQRVFKDLGVDVPRVVSDQMKVGTPVASLAEAKPGDLLVSFGGNHISIYLGNGKAIDAPVPGQTIQIRDAWEQQSNLTAIRRIVPAGQGTL; encoded by the coding sequence ATGAGCATGAACGAAATCATCGGCCGGATCGGGACCATCCAGTCCATGATCGAACAGCTGTCCCGGCCGATCCAAACGACAACAACGTCCGCCACCGCGGCCAACGCGGGGGCGGCTGGAGCTGCCGCGTTCGACGCCGCGCTGACGGCCGCGGGCACCACAGCCACCTCCGGCGTCAGCTCGTTGTTGGGCACCAGCGCCAGTGCCGTGGCAGTCGCTCCCGGGACGGCCACCGGCAACGACGTGGTAGCCGCCGCGAAGAAGTACATCGGGGTGCCCTACGTCTGGGGCGGCACCAACCCCGCTACGGGCATGGACTGCTCCGGGTTCGTCCAGCGGGTTTTCAAGGACCTTGGCGTCGACGTCCCGCGCGTGGTCAGCGACCAGATGAAAGTGGGAACCCCGGTGGCGTCGCTCGCCGAGGCGAAACCAGGAGACCTGCTGGTCAGCTTCGGCGGTAACCACATATCCATCTACCTGGGGAACGGCAAGGCGATCGACGCCCCCGTGCCCGGGCAGACCATCCAGATCCGCGACGCCTGGGAACAGCAGTCCAACCTCACCGCCATCCGACGGATCGTGCCCGCGGGCCAGGGAACATTATGA
- a CDS encoding flagellar export protein FliJ has protein sequence MNRQFPLAGLLRLRKMQEDQAASGLARANSRSATARDRRLAARTALGNSIEAAGSSSAMLAIAAARASSQGMLADLDALSAAADAQLATARTEYTEARRQALGLEKLELRHSAELAIADIRTEQGVLDEIASTSWHRTAGQASS, from the coding sequence ATGAACCGTCAATTTCCCCTCGCCGGACTGCTGAGGCTGCGCAAGATGCAGGAGGACCAGGCAGCCTCCGGGCTGGCCCGCGCCAATTCGCGCTCGGCGACCGCGCGGGATCGCCGCCTCGCGGCACGGACAGCATTGGGGAATTCCATCGAAGCGGCGGGCAGTTCTTCCGCGATGCTGGCGATCGCCGCCGCCCGGGCCTCGTCCCAGGGCATGCTCGCTGACCTGGACGCCCTCTCCGCCGCGGCGGACGCCCAGCTCGCCACCGCCCGCACCGAGTACACGGAGGCGCGGCGCCAGGCCTTGGGCCTGGAAAAACTCGAACTGCGGCACAGTGCAGAACTCGCCATCGCCGACATCCGCACCGAACAAGGCGTTCTGGACGAGATCGCGTCCACCTCCTGGCACCGCACAGCCGGGCAGGCCTCCTCATGA
- a CDS encoding FliI/YscN family ATPase — protein sequence MTITWRPHGPRFQEALKAAAPERIGTVTAVLGLGLEITGLDCAVGDLVTVGTDPGLDAEVVASVSGAIRCMPLGRLTGVAAGDPARSKGTPLLVPTGAGLFGRVLDGLGRPIDGKGPLASGPMVPSDNESPSAMHRARVDMPLQTGVRVLDTMATLGRGQRMGLFAGSGVGKSSLLSMIARGTDAEVSVIALVGERGREVREFLEDDLGPEGLARSVVVVATSDEPALMRLRSAVTATRIAESFREAGKDVVLMMDSLTRVAMAQREIGLSAGEPPATRGYPPSTFSVLARLLERAGTAETGSVTGIYTVLVDGDDHNEPIADAARSILDGHVVLDRGLAVAGHFPSIDVLGSISRVASKVNPPERTAVASSLRKVLAARRSAQDLIDVGAYHRGTNPLVDAALDHEAAINGFLQQRMDESTPFSESWPVLTGLTARLGALEGAA from the coding sequence ATGACCATCACCTGGCGCCCGCACGGCCCGCGTTTCCAGGAAGCGCTCAAAGCCGCCGCGCCCGAACGGATCGGCACCGTCACCGCGGTGCTGGGCCTTGGCCTGGAGATCACCGGACTCGATTGCGCCGTCGGGGACCTCGTGACCGTGGGCACGGACCCCGGCCTCGACGCCGAAGTGGTGGCCTCCGTCAGCGGCGCCATCCGCTGCATGCCCCTGGGCCGCCTGACCGGCGTGGCTGCCGGGGATCCGGCCCGGTCCAAGGGCACGCCGCTGCTGGTCCCCACCGGAGCCGGGCTGTTCGGCCGCGTCCTGGACGGCTTGGGCCGGCCCATCGACGGCAAGGGGCCACTGGCCAGCGGGCCGATGGTTCCCTCGGACAACGAGTCGCCCTCGGCCATGCACCGGGCCCGGGTGGACATGCCGCTGCAGACCGGCGTCCGCGTGCTGGACACCATGGCCACGCTGGGCCGCGGCCAGCGCATGGGCCTTTTTGCCGGCTCCGGTGTGGGTAAGTCCTCGCTGCTGTCCATGATTGCCCGCGGCACTGACGCCGAAGTTTCCGTGATCGCCCTGGTGGGGGAGCGCGGCCGCGAAGTCCGCGAATTCCTGGAGGACGACCTGGGTCCCGAGGGCCTGGCCCGCTCCGTGGTGGTGGTGGCCACCTCGGACGAACCCGCCCTGATGCGCCTGCGCTCGGCCGTGACCGCCACCAGGATCGCCGAGTCCTTCCGCGAAGCCGGGAAGGACGTGGTCCTGATGATGGATTCGCTCACGCGCGTGGCCATGGCCCAGCGCGAAATCGGCCTGTCCGCCGGCGAACCGCCTGCAACGCGTGGCTACCCGCCGTCGACCTTTTCCGTTCTTGCCCGTCTCCTGGAGCGCGCCGGCACCGCCGAAACCGGGTCCGTCACCGGCATCTACACCGTGCTGGTGGATGGCGATGACCATAACGAGCCCATCGCCGACGCCGCCCGGTCCATCCTGGACGGACACGTGGTCCTGGACCGTGGGCTCGCCGTCGCCGGGCACTTTCCGTCCATCGACGTGCTGGGATCCATCTCCCGGGTAGCGTCCAAGGTCAACCCGCCGGAACGCACCGCCGTCGCCTCCTCCCTGAGGAAGGTGCTGGCCGCGCGGCGCAGCGCCCAGGACCTGATCGACGTCGGCGCTTACCACCGGGGGACGAACCCGCTGGTGGACGCCGCCCTGGATCATGAGGCAGCCATCAACGGTTTCCTGCAGCAGCGCATGGACGAATCCACCCCTTTCAGCGAATCATGGCCGGTGCTGACCGGCCTCACCGCACGCCTCGGAGCCCTCGAAGGAGCCGCATGA
- a CDS encoding flagellar hook-length control protein FliK, producing MLGQVLGEASPRPEGMTAGAADSAPAAEGAAESAVTPDGGAAAPADVAVAVPDYVPDFGPMVLSAPHVVPVAVPVPADADVGATGMTATDEEPRGKVPAATSAMPVTAGATGANPAANPGTATAPAVTATNPTATAAATSADATPEAPPPVAASPAPTGTACAAMLPVPQHSVHTVPQDATAPAGAPAALPFTDSGRLTPQLAGPLFLLASAAPGQHVMTLKVSPEDLGPMTVRAHIDATGVRIELFAPGDAGREALRIILPELRRGLAESGLGASLDLSDHGAPPDGGAGEPGQDRRAPHGNQPQLPSAATAEPARRGRLRAAVVLPGSTPAVLDILV from the coding sequence GTGCTGGGGCAGGTTCTCGGGGAAGCGTCGCCGCGTCCGGAGGGCATGACGGCGGGGGCGGCGGACTCGGCGCCGGCTGCGGAGGGTGCGGCGGAAAGTGCCGTGACGCCCGACGGCGGTGCTGCCGCCCCGGCCGACGTTGCGGTCGCTGTTCCGGACTACGTTCCTGATTTCGGGCCGATGGTGCTGTCCGCGCCGCATGTGGTGCCTGTCGCCGTGCCGGTCCCGGCTGACGCAGACGTGGGCGCGACAGGCATGACCGCCACAGACGAGGAGCCGCGAGGAAAGGTGCCGGCAGCTACCTCGGCTATGCCCGTAACGGCCGGTGCAACCGGGGCAAACCCGGCCGCGAACCCCGGAACGGCCACCGCGCCGGCCGTCACAGCCACCAACCCGACAGCCACTGCGGCAGCAACATCAGCCGACGCCACCCCTGAAGCCCCCCCGCCTGTCGCGGCCAGCCCCGCCCCAACGGGCACCGCCTGCGCCGCCATGCTTCCGGTCCCGCAGCACAGCGTGCACACCGTGCCGCAGGACGCAACAGCACCTGCAGGCGCCCCCGCTGCCTTGCCCTTCACCGATTCTGGCAGGCTCACGCCCCAGCTGGCCGGGCCGCTGTTCTTGCTTGCGTCGGCAGCTCCCGGCCAGCATGTGATGACACTGAAGGTTTCGCCCGAGGACCTTGGCCCCATGACCGTGCGTGCCCACATTGACGCCACCGGGGTGCGGATCGAACTGTTCGCTCCCGGGGACGCCGGCCGCGAGGCGTTGCGGATCATCCTGCCCGAGCTCCGGCGCGGACTGGCCGAATCCGGCCTCGGCGCCAGCCTCGACCTCTCCGATCACGGCGCCCCACCTGACGGCGGTGCGGGAGAGCCGGGGCAGGACCGCCGTGCGCCGCACGGAAACCAGCCACAGCTGCCTTCCGCGGCAACCGCTGAACCTGCCCGCCGGGGCCGCCTCCGCGCCGCCGTCGTACTCCCCGGCAGTACCCCCGCAGTCCTGGACATCCTGGTCTGA